From a region of the Lactuca sativa cultivar Salinas chromosome 4, Lsat_Salinas_v11, whole genome shotgun sequence genome:
- the LOC111914590 gene encoding uncharacterized protein LOC111914590: MRLIRVCSEEAIELGRQVASGTCPYCQGKVEAVDTESKWRFCCIPISYISKRKYFCTLCSRRLVLYDYD; this comes from the coding sequence ATGCGATTGATTCGTGTTTGTAGTGAGGAAGCGATTGAACTCGGGAGACAAGTGGCAAGCGGGACGTGTCCTTATTGTCAAGGTAAAGTGGAAGCAGTGGATACGGAGAGCAAATGGAGATTTTGCTGCATCCCCATTTCGTATATCAGCAAACGCAAGTACTTCTGCACTTTGTGTTCTCGACGTTTGGTTTTGTATGATTATGATTAG